GTTTCCTATAAAGGTAAACGTGGTTTCTTACTACAAGTTCCAATCTATGGCAAGGATAAGAAGACCATTGTTGGGTATGCTCAAGTTTTCCATGATTTGAAATTCTACTATGCGTTAAAAGAGCGTTTAATTTTCCTATTGATATTCCTTGAAGTAGGAATGACGGTCTTAGTTATTGCAGTAATTGTAGTTGTCTTGACATCTATTCTTCGTCCGATGAGGCAGTTACACGAAACAATGGGTATTATTATCGATTCGCCAAGTGATTTGGAGCTTCGATCTAAGATTGAGAGTCATGATGAGATTGGTGCTTTGGCACTTAACTTTAACTGTATGATGGATAAAATTCAAGAAGATAATCAGATGCAGATGCGTTTCTTGAGTGACGTCAGTCACGAATTACGTACTCCCATTGCAGTTATTAAAGGACATATGGACCTCTTGCAACGTTGGGGTAAAAATGATCCTGAAATCCTTGAAGAAAGTCTTGAAGCTGCAAGTCACGAAGCCAACCGTATGACGATTATGATTAACGATATGTTGGATTCTATTCGTGTTAAAGGGTCATTTGACAATCATAGAAATGATACATGTGATTTGAATTCTTCAATCCGTACGGTTATTGGGAATTTCCGTGTCCTACATGACGACTACCAATTCTACCTCAATGATTCTGAGGGTTCAGATCGTCCAGCACAGATTTACAGTCAGCACTTTGAACAGGTTATTACTATTTTGATTGATAATGCGGTCAAGTATTCGCCTGTTAATAAGAAAATCCAGGTTACTATCAAGGCTCTGGAAGATGAGATGCTGGTACAGGTACAGGATAATGGTGAGGGTATCTCTAAAGAAGATATTGAACATATATTTGAACGCTTCTATCGTTCAGATAAGGCGCGTAATCGTACGACAACCCAATCTGGTGTGGGTATTGGTTTATCAATCCTCTATCAAATTGTGGAAGCTTATCGATGCCATATCGATGTCAGTTCAGAACTTGGTGTGGGTACACGTTTTGACCTCTACATTCCTTTTGCAGAGTCAGAAACTACGACACCTCAAATTGAAGGTTAAGTCAATTTACAAGAGATTTATACTAACTCTCAATCAATGAGCACGTCTCGTTAAGGGCGTGCTTTTTATGTGTTTTTATGGTAAAATAGAGTACTGAATTTCGAAGATTGGTGGTGAAGTGCATGCGTTGTCCAAAATGTCAACATAATAAATCTAATGTTATCGATAGCCGTCAGGCAGAGGATGGAAATACCATTCGTCGTCGTCGAGAGTGTGATGCTTGTCATGCCCGTTTTACTACATTTGAGCGTGTGGAAGAAGTTCCACTTTTAGTTGTCAAAAAAGATGGTACTCGTGAACAATTCTCTCGCGATAAGATTTTCAATGGTATCTTGATGAGTGCTCAGAAGCGTCCAGTTTCAAGTGAGGATATTGAAAATGCCATCACCCGTATAGAGCAAAACATTCGCCGTAACCATGATGGAGAGGTTGATAGTGAGGTCATTGGGAATTTAGTCATGAAAGAACTAGCAGATCTTGATGAAATTACCTATGTCCGTTTTGCTAGTGTCTACCGTTCTTTCAAAGATGTTGATGAGATTGAAGAATTGCTTCAAGAAATCACCAAGACTGTCCGTGCGAAAAAAGAGTCTAAAAAATGAGACCTATTGAAGAATTTGTCTATGTTGGCAATCAGGTTATCGTTCCCGATCAGGCAAGTTTGATGCGTTGTTATTATCCCATTATTGGGGTTGAGGGATACGCACTCTATCAGTATTTTGTGGCTTTCTATGATAATGGTAATCATCGTCATAAATTTGCTACTATTCTGAATCATCTTAACTTTGGTATGCAGCCTCTTCAGGAATCCCTGGCGGTCCTGACAGCGGTAGACTTGTTGGCTTTCTATCATTCTCCTCAGGGAATTTATGTTGTGGAGCTTAAGTCTCCCCTATCTATCGAGCAGTTTCTAAAACATGCGGTTTATAGTTCACTTCTAGAGCAAAAAATTGGTGAGCCAGCAGTGGATGCTTTAAAACCGACGAGTTTACATGGTTTACAAGACTTATCTAAACGTTTTTCGGATGTTTTTACTGATGAGCGTTTGGCTCAAAAGTCTGTTTCTGAAATTAAGCCTAAAAATTCATTTGATTTAATCAGTTTCAGGAATCGTATGCAGGCTGATGGACTTGTATTTACAGATGAAAAGACAGATGTTCCAGAAATCTATAAGTTGTCTGAAACCTATGACATGAATTGGTATGATACCTATCTCTTGTCAAAAAAGACAGCCGTGAACCACCGGATTATTGTTAAGCGTATGCAAGTGCAATTAGAGCAAGCTCAAGCTCAAAAATTGGGTGGTGATTCTGCATTGACGGAGACAGAGAAAAAGATTCTTAAAGCTGTTAAATCTGGAAAACCTGTTGATTACTTACAGAGTGCTAAGGGTCCAGGCGGGACTGTGACTAATTCTGAGAAAAAAATTCTCACAGACTTGGCACAAAGAGGCTTTATGGATGAGGTCATTAATCTCATGGTTGCCTACAGTTTGGGACGGACACGTTCAACAAATGTGAATCGAGAGTATATCTCTAAAGTTGCCAACGATTTTGACTTTAAGAAGATTGTTACTGCTGAACAAGGGCTTTTGGCTTTGCGTAGTGGTTACGACAAAAAATCACAGCGGACAAAAGATGATTCTAAGAAGAAAACAAATGTACCTAGCTGGAGTGATCCTGATTACGATAATCAAACCAGTCAGGCCGACCAAGCCAAGTTAGACGAAATTAGACGCCGTGCTTTGGCTAAACTAGAAAAAGGAAAGGAGTAGCCTATGGAAAGAGTTGGACAAACCTTGAACCGAACAGGATATCATGGGTCTGGTAATGCAACAGATTTGACCAAGCAAATCTTGGCGGATCCAAGAGTAGCTGGCTTTATTCAAGAACATGGCTTAAGCCAGGACGAAATCAAGCGTAGTCTTCCAAAGTTTAATCAATTCTTGGTGGAATGCCGTAAGGTCAAAGAAGGTGATGTCAGCTACATTGCCAAAGGGTATGAGCCGATTCTGACCATGAATGAAGGCTACGCTGACGTAACCTATAAGGAAACGCGTCAGCTTAAGGAGCAACAAGAACAACAGGCTATTTCTAAGCGGATTAACTTGGTGAGCTTGCCTCAGTCCTATCGCAAGATTACCTTTGCTGATATTGCACTAGATGATGTCGCTCGTGTTGATACCTTTGAGACACTTGTTGATTTTGTAGCTAATTACCCTAGTCCAGACCAGAAAGGCCTCTATATCTACGGAGATATGGGGGTTGGGAAATCATTCATGTTGGCTGCTATGGCCCACGAACTTTCAGAGACGAAGAAGGTTGCTACGACCATTATTCATTACCCATCTTTTACTATTGATGTTAAAAATGGGATCAAGGACGGCTCTGTGAAGGAACAAATTGATGCTGTCAAAGAAGCAGAAGTTCTAGTTTTAGATGATATTGGTGCAGAGCAATTCTCTTCTTGGATTAGGGACGATGTTTTGCAAGTCATTCTCCAGTATCGCATGATTGAGGAGCTACCGACCTTCTTCACATCCAACTATAGTTTTGCAGACTTAGAAGCTAAGCTATCAAATGGACGTCAGGGAGACGAGACTTGGCAGGCCAAACGTGTGATGGAACGTATTCGTTTTTTAGCTAAAGAGGTTCACTTGAAAGGTGTTAATCGCCGTTAAGGTGATTCTAATAATGATAAAGAACAAGCGTGTTTGCTTTCCTTGGTGGAAGTTAGATTGCTAAATGAAGAAAGGAATCCCTAATTTAATCAGGGACTTAAATATATGACATTACCTACAGTTGCTATCGTGGGTCGCCCAAATGTTGGGAAGTCGACCCTATTTAACCGAATTGCGGGTGAACGTATCTCTATCGTCGAAGACGTTGAAGGGGTAACACGTGACCGTATTTATACCTCTGCTGAGTGGCTTAATCGTCAGTTTAACTTGATTGATACAGGTGGTATCGATGATGTCGATGCCCCATTCATGGAACAGATTAAGCACCAAGCTGGCATTGCCATGACTGAAGCAGACGTTATTGTCTTTGTCGTTTCAGGTAAGGAAGGCGTGACAGATGCGGATGAGTACGTTGCCCGTATTCTCTATAAGACCAACAAGCCAGTTATCTTGGCGGTAAATAAAGTGGATAACCCTGAAATGCGTGCAGATATCTATGATTTCTATTCTCTTGGGCTTGGCGATCCATATCCAGTTTCATCTGTTCATGGTATTGGTACGGGGGACGTTCTCGATGCTATCGTTGAAAATCTTCCAACAGAAGTCGAAGAAGAAAATCCAGATATCATCCGTTTCAGTTTGATTGGGCGTCCAAACGTCGGAAAATCAAGTTTGATTAACGCCATTTTAGGCGAGGACCGAGTGATTGCGAGTCCTATTGCTGGTACGACTCGTGATGCCATTGACACAAACTTTGTGGACAGTGAAGGTCAAGAGTATACTATGATTGATACCGCTGGTATGCGTAAATCTGGTAAGGTATATGAAAATACAGAAAAATACTCTGTTATGCGTTCTATGCGTGCCATTGATCGTTCTGATGTTGTCCTTATGGTTATCAATGCCGAAGAAGGTATCCGTGAGTATGACAAGCGTATTGCTGGTTTTGCCCATGAAGCTGGTAAAGGGATTATCATCGTAGTTAACAAATGGGATACGATTAAGAAGGACAACCACACCGTTGCCAACTGGGAAGCAGATATCCGTGATCAGTTCCAATTCTTGAGCTATGCCCCAATTGTCTTTGTATCGGCTAAGACGAAACAACGTCTTAACAAGTTACCAGAGATGATCAAACGCATCAGTGAGAGTCAAAACCGTCGTATTTCATCGGCTGTCTTGAATGATGTTATCATGGATGCCATCGCCATCAACCCAACACCAACTGACAAAGGGAAACGCCTTAAGATTTTCTACGTGACACAAGTTTCGGTTAAACCACCAACATTTGTTATCTTTGTCAATGAAGAAGAGCTTATGCACTTCTCATACATGCGTTTCTTGGAAAATCAAATTCGTCAGGCCTTTGGCTTTGAGGGAACACCAATCCACTTGATTGCTCGTAAACGTAAATAAAAAAGAGACCAACCAGAATAGAATCTTTACGGGTTGGTCTTTTGGTATTGTAAGGAGAAAACGATGTTAGAAAATGTTCAAACTTATTTATCCAAACAAGGAGTTAAGTATATCAAACCTGAGAAGGCGGAGCCACATCAGGTTTGATATGGAAGCTCTCAAAACTTTGGGACAAGCTGCTCATAAGGGAAATACAGTTCTTATCAAAAGCTCTAGAGGAGCGTCTAGACCCCATGAAAATGGATCGTGTCAGCAATTGGGCTAAAAGTATGCCGTCCACATTTCTGGTGCTATTACAGAGTTCCTGAGGAACAGTTTAGATGATGTTGCTATGGCGATTCGACTATACGGTTAAGCTGAAGATTGGGGAATATCAGTTGAAGTGAACTTTGTCGAACGGAAAAAATCTGATACTACTCTAGCGAAGCAATATAAGGTCCTAGACTTACCGATTACTTTTCCACTTTACTATCTTGCTCAAGAAGATGGGAAGATGGTGTCAGTCATCGTGTGGAAGGGACTTAAGCGAATCGTCAGATGCTCAAAGAAGCAGTCAAAGCTGGTCGTGTTCGAAAGGTCTTGGTTAAATATGATGTCCCTGTGACGGATAGCTTGACTAGGGATGACTTACTAGATCAACTAATGGAAGGCTTTCAACTGATAACTCCTTATTTTGATAGTTGTCAGGATGCAAATAAGTTGTTGGAAGATTGGTGTAAAAGAGGAGAATAAAAATGCAAGGATTATTAATGATTGATATGCAAAGGGCCTTTGATAATAGTTCATGGGGAGAACGTAATAACCCTCAGCTTGAAGTGAATTCCCAAAAATTGCTTAATTTTTTTAGAGAAAGGGGATGGCCAGTACTTCATGTTCAACATGTATACACGAATACTCAATCACGTTTTCACGAATCTCAAGGTCAAGATTTTAAAGATGGCTTTCAACCATACCCAAGTGAACCTGTTTTCCAAAAGATAGTTAATAGTGCTTTCATTAGGACGAATTTAGAGAGCTATTTAAGAGATAAAAGAATTGATAAGTTAGTTATTGCAGGCTTTACCTTGCCACACTGTGTGTCTACCACAACTCGCATGGCGGCTAATTTAGGGTTTAAGACGTCACTTATTTCAGATGCAACGGCCAGTTTTGCCCTACCCAATTTAGATGGTCATTTGATAGATCCAGAGGTCCTGCATACCATAAATCTAGTATCCTTACACGATGAATTTGCTCAAGTAATGACAATAGAGGAGTTCATGGGGGATGATAATGAAGAGCTCTATGCCTTCTGTCCTTCTGGTGTAATGCCAAGTGCGATATGAATACATTCTTTACTAACGGTTCCACGTCTTAAGGGAAGATAGGTTCCGTCAAGAAATAAAACAGAGTAATTGGCTTCTAAGCTTCGCTCATGAAAAGTAGCGACATTCTCCTGAGTTGCTTTTGAGATATTAGAAATTGTGGCAGGACTATAGTGATGACCATACATTCGCTCGATGATATCACTAATTTCTCGAGTCGTTACACCGGTTTGATAGAGTTTGATAACCATCTCTTCCAAGTGGTCATCTCGACGTCCATAAGCGGGAAGCAAAGCTGGACTAAAGTTCCCATTACGATCTCTAGGAATACTCAACTGAACAGTCCCATATTTGGTTTCGAATTTCCGTGCATAGCTTCCGTTACGACTATTCCCAGAATTATAGCCTAATTTATCGTAAGGTTCATACCCTAAAAAGGCTGATAACTCTGCTTGAAGCAGATCATTCATAGCTGTTTCAAGAGAAGTACGGAAAAATTCATCAATATCTTGCTTTTGGGCTAGGAAGTTAAGTAGTTCTGTGGTAAACTGAGTCATAGGAATAAATCCGTTATAGTAATGTTTTGCAACTCTACTATAACGGATTTATTCCTTTTTGTGTTTACACAACTTATTTTACACTACCGGTGCTGATTCAAGCATTCAAGAATTGTTAGAAAAAAAGATACTAAAGGTTTATCTAACCTTATCAAAGAAAATATTTCAGACTACAAAAATTCAGAAATGTTTAAAAGCTATCTAAAATTTGTTGCTTCTTGCCCTCACTATTCTTCAAGAAATTTGAGATTTTTACAAAAACAAAAACCTGATGTTGGTTTTGTTGGTTCTTTCGGAGCATGGAAAAATCAAGGTTACCATGTAAAAAAAGGAGAACATGGTTTAAAAATTTTTATGCCTTGTACGAGAGATAAAAAAGATGTCAACGGAAATAAAATACTAGACAAAAACGGAAAACCAAAACAAGAAATTTACGCTTTTAAATTAGGAACAGTTTTTGAAACACACCAATTAGTTGAGTATGAAAATTTATCAAAACCAGTTGCTTATGTGCCGGACAACCCTGATGATAATCGCAAATTATTTTTCTCAATCACAAAGGCAAGTGATGTACCAATTAAGGTTTTAGAAACAGCACAAATGTGTTCTGGGGCAAATGGTTTTTACTCCCCTACAACGAAATAAATTTGTTTAAGTCCTGACTTAAAAGGTTATCAAAGAATTAAAACTTTATTGCATGGAATATCAACCCCTTTTTCATAGGTTTTATTAGAGTGATAACAAAGCGATTTTATGAGCTATTCTAGTAATTCATACCCCACAAGTTGCCGTTTGCTTACCCCAAAAGTTAGCAAAAAGGAAAGCAAAAAAATACCCGTTAGGGTATCAATCAATTTATAAGTTTAATATTCAAGAGAACTCGCCCCTAAATGTTGCAACGTGGCAACATATTGAGGTATCAATCAATTTACGAGTTCAGCAGGCAAGAAACTAGCACCAGTAAGGTGCTTTTTTATTATATAAATATTTTACCTCTATTGAATAGCGCTATAAAAAATGCTAGAATATCAAGTGATTTCAATATAGGGATGAACTGCTACAAATCGAAAACTCAAAAATGTTCGTAAAAGTGGAAGATTAGATAATATTCTCAGCAATCCACTTCATACGTCATTGACGGCAAACCGCTGACCGATGATGATAAGCGTGCTATCTGT
This region of Streptococcus thermophilus genomic DNA includes:
- a CDS encoding DnaD domain protein; the protein is MRPIEEFVYVGNQVIVPDQASLMRCYYPIIGVEGYALYQYFVAFYDNGNHRHKFATILNHLNFGMQPLQESLAVLTAVDLLAFYHSPQGIYVVELKSPLSIEQFLKHAVYSSLLEQKIGEPAVDALKPTSLHGLQDLSKRFSDVFTDERLAQKSVSEIKPKNSFDLISFRNRMQADGLVFTDEKTDVPEIYKLSETYDMNWYDTYLLSKKTAVNHRIIVKRMQVQLEQAQAQKLGGDSALTETEKKILKAVKSGKPVDYLQSAKGPGGTVTNSEKKILTDLAQRGFMDEVINLMVAYSLGRTRSTNVNREYISKVANDFDFKKIVTAEQGLLALRSGYDKKSQRTKDDSKKKTNVPSWSDPDYDNQTSQADQAKLDEIRRRALAKLEKGKE
- the nrdR gene encoding transcriptional regulator NrdR, coding for MRCPKCQHNKSNVIDSRQAEDGNTIRRRRECDACHARFTTFERVEEVPLLVVKKDGTREQFSRDKIFNGILMSAQKRPVSSEDIENAITRIEQNIRRNHDGEVDSEVIGNLVMKELADLDEITYVRFASVYRSFKDVDEIEELLQEITKTVRAKKESKK
- the der gene encoding ribosome biogenesis GTPase Der; translation: MTLPTVAIVGRPNVGKSTLFNRIAGERISIVEDVEGVTRDRIYTSAEWLNRQFNLIDTGGIDDVDAPFMEQIKHQAGIAMTEADVIVFVVSGKEGVTDADEYVARILYKTNKPVILAVNKVDNPEMRADIYDFYSLGLGDPYPVSSVHGIGTGDVLDAIVENLPTEVEEENPDIIRFSLIGRPNVGKSSLINAILGEDRVIASPIAGTTRDAIDTNFVDSEGQEYTMIDTAGMRKSGKVYENTEKYSVMRSMRAIDRSDVVLMVINAEEGIREYDKRIAGFAHEAGKGIIIVVNKWDTIKKDNHTVANWEADIRDQFQFLSYAPIVFVSAKTKQRLNKLPEMIKRISESQNRRISSAVLNDVIMDAIAINPTPTDKGKRLKIFYVTQVSVKPPTFVIFVNEEELMHFSYMRFLENQIRQAFGFEGTPIHLIARKRK
- a CDS encoding cysteine hydrolase family protein, producing the protein MQGLLMIDMQRAFDNSSWGERNNPQLEVNSQKLLNFFRERGWPVLHVQHVYTNTQSRFHESQGQDFKDGFQPYPSEPVFQKIVNSAFIRTNLESYLRDKRIDKLVIAGFTLPHCVSTTTRMAANLGFKTSLISDATASFALPNLDGHLIDPEVLHTINLVSLHDEFAQVMTIEEFMGDDNEELYAFCPSGVMPSAI
- a CDS encoding HAMP domain-containing sensor histidine kinase is translated as MSKLFGKVTIRKKLTMTTAVVFFLVLSMFTLVVVFSANTLLLQRERQNVNNTISKVVTYIEKDWDSDEELSPEPLLAAFYSPKNIYPSIINGVLSEKRSLDGQVAVSNRLYSNQSVYVYDKKGTFIFTSEEDTDSPPGMSEVNKLKLVSYKGKRGFLLQVPIYGKDKKTIVGYAQVFHDLKFYYALKERLIFLLIFLEVGMTVLVIAVIVVVLTSILRPMRQLHETMGIIIDSPSDLELRSKIESHDEIGALALNFNCMMDKIQEDNQMQMRFLSDVSHELRTPIAVIKGHMDLLQRWGKNDPEILEESLEAASHEANRMTIMINDMLDSIRVKGSFDNHRNDTCDLNSSIRTVIGNFRVLHDDYQFYLNDSEGSDRPAQIYSQHFEQVITILIDNAVKYSPVNKKIQVTIKALEDEMLVQVQDNGEGISKEDIEHIFERFYRSDKARNRTTTQSGVGIGLSILYQIVEAYRCHIDVSSELGVGTRFDLYIPFAESETTTPQIEG
- the dnaI gene encoding primosomal protein DnaI; its protein translation is MERVGQTLNRTGYHGSGNATDLTKQILADPRVAGFIQEHGLSQDEIKRSLPKFNQFLVECRKVKEGDVSYIAKGYEPILTMNEGYADVTYKETRQLKEQQEQQAISKRINLVSLPQSYRKITFADIALDDVARVDTFETLVDFVANYPSPDQKGLYIYGDMGVGKSFMLAAMAHELSETKKVATTIIHYPSFTIDVKNGIKDGSVKEQIDAVKEAEVLVLDDIGAEQFSSWIRDDVLQVILQYRMIEELPTFFTSNYSFADLEAKLSNGRQGDETWQAKRVMERIRFLAKEVHLKGVNRR
- a CDS encoding ArdC family protein, coding for MFKSYLKFVASCPHYSSRNLRFLQKQKPDVGFVGSFGAWKNQGYHVKKGEHGLKIFMPCTRDKKDVNGNKILDKNGKPKQEIYAFKLGTVFETHQLVEYENLSKPVAYVPDNPDDNRKLFFSITKASDVPIKVLETAQMCSGANGFYSPTTK